From a single Georhizobium profundi genomic region:
- a CDS encoding NAD(P)H-dependent oxidoreductase, whose translation MNLYAKLCRRAEEGRPVRVGLIGSGKFGSMFLSQVRTIPGMHLMGIADLSAERARKALEATGWDADPAMAQSFDDARSSGRTMITEDSEALIKADGLDVVVDATGNPAAGVRHALLAAEHGRHIVMVNVEADVLAGPLLAERFRRAGLVYAMAYGDQPALVCEMVDWARTCGFRVVAAGKGTKYLPEYSCSTPDTVWGHYGITPEDAAKGGMNPQMFNSFIDGTKSAIEMAAIANATGLVAPEDGLSFPPCGVHDLADILKPRAQGGLLEKSGMVEVISSEERDGRHVFGDLRWGVYVTFEAEDEGARGNYARRCFKEYQVATDRSGRYASLYRPSHLIGLELPVSVASAALRNEPTGEPVSFSADVAAVSKRALKAGEMLDGEGGYTVWGKLMPAERSLAFGALPIGLAHGVKLTRDVAAGAVVTWADVAIEDSQAVRIRREMESAFDRP comes from the coding sequence ATGAACCTATACGCCAAGCTCTGCCGCAGGGCAGAGGAGGGCCGGCCCGTTCGCGTCGGCCTCATCGGGTCTGGAAAATTCGGCTCGATGTTTTTGTCGCAGGTTCGAACCATCCCCGGCATGCACCTGATGGGCATTGCGGACCTGTCGGCCGAGCGTGCCCGCAAGGCGCTTGAGGCAACCGGTTGGGATGCCGATCCGGCGATGGCTCAATCCTTCGACGACGCCCGGTCCTCCGGCCGCACGATGATCACCGAGGATTCGGAAGCGCTGATTAAGGCCGATGGGCTGGATGTGGTGGTCGATGCGACCGGCAATCCCGCCGCCGGCGTGCGGCACGCGCTGCTTGCCGCCGAGCATGGCCGCCACATCGTCATGGTCAATGTCGAGGCGGACGTGCTCGCCGGCCCTCTGCTGGCCGAACGTTTCCGCCGTGCCGGGCTTGTCTACGCCATGGCCTATGGCGACCAGCCGGCGCTCGTCTGCGAAATGGTGGACTGGGCCCGCACCTGCGGCTTCCGGGTCGTGGCTGCCGGCAAGGGCACCAAATATCTGCCCGAATACAGCTGCTCCACACCCGACACCGTCTGGGGCCATTATGGGATCACGCCGGAAGATGCTGCCAAGGGCGGCATGAACCCGCAAATGTTCAATTCCTTCATCGACGGCACAAAATCCGCGATCGAGATGGCAGCGATTGCCAATGCGACGGGCTTGGTTGCGCCTGAAGACGGCCTTTCGTTCCCGCCCTGCGGGGTTCACGACCTCGCCGATATCCTGAAGCCGCGCGCCCAAGGCGGGCTTTTGGAAAAGAGCGGCATGGTCGAGGTGATCTCGAGCGAGGAGCGCGATGGCCGCCATGTCTTCGGTGATCTGCGCTGGGGCGTCTACGTGACCTTCGAGGCCGAGGACGAGGGCGCCCGCGGTAACTATGCAAGGCGCTGCTTCAAGGAATATCAGGTCGCGACCGACCGCTCCGGCCGATACGCCTCGCTCTACCGACCATCCCATCTGATTGGACTGGAGCTTCCCGTCAGCGTTGCGTCCGCCGCGCTGCGCAACGAGCCGACCGGCGAGCCGGTGAGCTTCTCGGCCGACGTCGCCGCCGTCTCCAAGCGCGCCTTGAAGGCCGGCGAAATGCTCGACGGAGAGGGTGGCTATACGGTGTGGGGCAAACTCATGCCGGCCGAGCGCTCGCTTGCTTTCGGCGCGCTTCCGATCGGTCTCGCCCACGGCGTGAAACTCACCCGCGACGTCGCCGCTGGCGCAGTCGTTACATGGGCCGATGTGGCGATCGAGGACAGCCAGGCCGTTCGCATTCGCCGCGAAATGGAATCAGCCTTCGACCGACCATGA
- the glcF gene encoding glycolate oxidase subunit GlcF: METKFSAAQLADPGVAESEKILRKCVHCGFCTATCPTYVTLGNELDSPRGRIYLIKDMLENDRPADREIVTHIDRCLSCLACMTTCPSGVNYMHLVDHARVHIEKTYKRPLMNRLTRQVLAAVLPYPARFRLALSAARLGRPLAPLFDSVKPLKPFAAMLRLAPSSVPGKSKSAEPGARAATGTRRGRVAILTGCAQPVLKPSINEATIRLLTRLGIEVVVPEGEGCCGALVHHMGREEAALESARRNVDVWTREIERGLDAIIITASGCGTTIKDYGYMLRLDPAYSEKARIVSERTKDITEYLMTLAIPAVAAPEPLTVAYHSACSMQHGQKITRQPKDLLKAAGFMVKDPPEGHLCCGSAGTYNIMQPEISARLKTRKIANIENTRPDVVATGNIGCITQIASGTAIPVIHTVELLDWAYGGPKPAGLAATRTLEAAE, translated from the coding sequence TTGGAAACGAAATTCTCTGCCGCACAGCTTGCCGATCCCGGCGTCGCCGAATCGGAAAAGATCCTGCGCAAATGCGTCCACTGCGGCTTCTGCACCGCGACGTGCCCGACCTATGTGACGCTCGGCAACGAGCTCGATAGCCCGCGGGGTCGGATCTACCTGATCAAGGACATGCTGGAAAACGATCGGCCGGCCGACAGGGAGATTGTGACGCATATCGATCGTTGTCTCTCGTGCCTTGCCTGCATGACCACGTGCCCCTCGGGCGTGAATTATATGCACCTCGTCGATCATGCCCGCGTCCACATCGAGAAGACCTACAAGCGGCCGCTGATGAACAGGCTGACGCGCCAGGTGCTCGCGGCCGTGTTGCCGTATCCCGCGCGCTTCCGGCTGGCGCTGAGCGCGGCGCGGCTCGGCCGTCCGCTGGCGCCGCTCTTCGATTCGGTGAAGCCGCTGAAGCCCTTTGCCGCCATGCTGCGCCTGGCGCCCTCGTCGGTGCCCGGCAAGTCCAAGTCCGCGGAGCCGGGTGCGCGGGCCGCCACCGGTACCCGCCGTGGCCGCGTGGCGATCCTCACCGGATGCGCCCAGCCGGTCCTGAAGCCGTCCATCAACGAAGCGACCATCCGGCTTCTTACGCGCCTCGGCATCGAGGTCGTGGTGCCGGAAGGCGAAGGCTGTTGCGGCGCGCTGGTGCATCATATGGGGCGCGAGGAAGCGGCGCTCGAATCGGCAAGGCGCAATGTCGATGTCTGGACGCGCGAGATCGAGCGGGGGCTCGACGCGATCATCATTACCGCATCCGGCTGCGGCACGACGATCAAGGATTACGGCTACATGCTCCGGCTCGATCCGGCCTATTCTGAAAAGGCGAGAATCGTTTCGGAGCGGACCAAGGACATCACCGAATATCTGATGACGCTCGCGATCCCCGCGGTCGCGGCACCCGAGCCGCTGACGGTGGCTTATCATTCGGCCTGCTCCATGCAGCACGGCCAGAAGATCACGCGCCAGCCGAAGGACCTTCTGAAGGCGGCAGGCTTCATGGTGAAGGACCCGCCCGAAGGTCATCTGTGCTGTGGGTCGGCCGGCACTTACAACATCATGCAGCCGGAAATTTCGGCCCGACTGAAGACGCGCAAGATCGCCAATATCGAGAATACGCGACCGGATGTCGTGGCGACCGGCAATATCGGCTGCATCACCCAGATCGCGAGCGGCACGGCCATTCCCGTCATCCATACGGTAGAGCTTCTGGACTGGGCCTATGGCGGGCCGAAGCCCGCCGGCCTTGCCGCCACACGGACGCTGGAGGCGGCTGAGTAA
- a CDS encoding DUF4870 domain-containing protein, with amino-acid sequence MSLHEEGPRTPLPGGSTPNGGGWFEPGKNNIMLIYGLYLVSAIVGVTAFVGLIMAYMSRGTAQPWAETHYTWAIRTFWIGVLYTIISSILALVAIGFLLMILVAIWAIVRIIAGLQKASREEPMPNPQSWLF; translated from the coding sequence ATGAGCTTGCACGAGGAAGGCCCAAGAACGCCGCTGCCCGGTGGCAGCACACCCAATGGCGGCGGATGGTTCGAGCCCGGCAAGAACAACATCATGTTGATCTACGGCCTCTATCTCGTCAGCGCCATTGTCGGCGTCACGGCGTTCGTCGGCCTGATCATGGCCTATATGAGCCGCGGCACCGCGCAGCCCTGGGCTGAGACGCATTACACATGGGCGATCCGCACCTTCTGGATCGGCGTTCTCTACACCATCATCAGCTCGATCCTGGCGCTCGTCGCGATCGGCTTCCTGCTGATGATTCTCGTCGCGATCTGGGCAATCGTTCGCATCATCGCAGGCCTGCAGAAAGCATCGCGCGAGGAGCCGATGCCCAATCCGCAGAGCTGGCTTTTCTAG
- the glcE gene encoding glycolate oxidase subunit GlcE produces MTSGDPHLRPTTEDQVRDAVAWAAVEKTPLEIVGHGSKRAIGRPMQTAETLSLADLNGLTLYEPDELVLAAWAGTPLVEIEKVLAENNQRFEFEPMDYGPLLGEEPGRGTIGGMLAANLAGPRRLKAGAARDHVLGIRCVTGRGEIVKSGGRVVKNVTGYDLSKGLAGSWGTLAVLTEVTMKVLPRAQTEATSVLFGLTDSDATAAMSLAMGSSGEVASAAHLPESVKGRFIDGQLPRAATVLRLEGFGPSVDYRFERLAQLLAPFGPTERLDDAQSRQLWQEVRDVKPFADGTMRPVWRVSVAPMEGHALVAALRLKAGIDAFYDWQGGLVWLRMEAGADAVGLRQAIRAVGGGHATLVRAAPELRRSVDVFQPQPGPLAALSARLKAEFDPIGILNPGRMAALKAPEPA; encoded by the coding sequence ATGACAAGCGGCGATCCTCATCTTCGCCCCACGACCGAAGACCAGGTGCGCGACGCCGTCGCCTGGGCTGCCGTTGAAAAGACGCCGCTCGAAATCGTTGGCCACGGGTCCAAGCGCGCGATCGGAAGGCCGATGCAGACGGCGGAGACGCTGTCGCTCGCCGATCTGAATGGACTGACGCTTTACGAACCCGACGAACTGGTGCTGGCCGCCTGGGCCGGGACGCCGCTCGTCGAAATCGAGAAAGTGCTTGCCGAGAACAACCAGCGTTTCGAATTCGAACCTATGGATTATGGGCCGCTTCTCGGCGAAGAGCCGGGCAGGGGCACGATCGGCGGCATGCTGGCGGCCAATCTCGCCGGGCCACGCCGGCTGAAGGCGGGAGCGGCGCGCGATCATGTGCTCGGCATCCGCTGCGTCACCGGGCGGGGCGAGATCGTCAAATCGGGCGGCCGCGTCGTCAAAAACGTCACCGGTTACGATCTTTCCAAGGGTCTCGCGGGTTCCTGGGGAACCCTTGCCGTGCTGACCGAAGTGACCATGAAGGTGCTCCCGCGCGCGCAAACCGAAGCAACCTCGGTGTTGTTCGGGCTGACCGACAGCGATGCGACTGCCGCGATGTCGCTCGCCATGGGATCGAGCGGCGAGGTGGCGAGCGCTGCCCATCTGCCGGAAAGCGTAAAGGGGCGCTTCATCGACGGTCAGCTGCCGCGTGCGGCCACTGTGCTGCGGCTCGAAGGCTTCGGTCCGTCAGTCGACTATCGTTTCGAAAGGCTCGCACAGCTGCTGGCGCCATTCGGGCCGACCGAAAGGCTCGATGACGCTCAGTCACGCCAGCTCTGGCAGGAAGTCCGAGATGTGAAGCCCTTTGCCGATGGCACGATGAGGCCTGTCTGGCGCGTTTCCGTCGCGCCGATGGAAGGCCATGCGCTGGTGGCAGCGTTGCGGCTCAAGGCCGGGATCGATGCCTTCTACGACTGGCAGGGTGGCCTTGTCTGGCTGCGCATGGAGGCGGGCGCCGATGCGGTGGGCCTGCGCCAAGCGATCCGCGCGGTCGGCGGAGGTCACGCAACGCTGGTGCGGGCCGCGCCGGAATTGCGTCGCTCGGTGGACGTGTTCCAACCGCAGCCCGGTCCGCTTGCGGCTCTATCTGCACGTCTCAAGGCCGAGTTCGATCCGATCGGCATCCTCAATCCGGGTCGCATGGCCGCGCTGAAGGCGCCCGAGCCTGCGTGA
- a CDS encoding FAD-linked oxidase C-terminal domain-containing protein: MLKMPEPDADVLARRKSIVADLRDIVPGEGVVDATSEMRAFETDALTAYRQMPLVVVLPETVEQVSRVLRYCHKNGIRVVPRGSGTSLSGGALPLADAVLLVMSRFNRVLDIDYANRAVVVQPGVTNLGITHAVQDEGFYYAPDPSSQIACSIGGNIAENSGGVHSLKYGLTTNNVLGLEVVLINGDKVRLGGKHLDSEGYDLLALMTGSEGLLGVVTEVTVRILQKPETARAALIGFPTSETAGQCVADIIAAGIIPGGMEMMDRPAIHAAEDFVHADYPLDVEALLIVELDGPEAEVDFLLAEVEALALRNGATTIRVSKSEEERATFWAGRKAAFPSVGRISPDYLCMDGTIPRKELPRVLAGMRELSEIHGLRVANVFHAGDGNLHPLILYDANKPGELAAAEAFGADILRLCVKVGGVLTGEHGVGVEKRELMPEMFNEIDLDQQMRVKCAFDEKHLLNPGKVFPQLRRCAELGRMHIHAGAMPFPDIPRF, encoded by the coding sequence ATGCTCAAGATGCCGGAGCCGGATGCGGACGTCCTGGCGCGCCGCAAGAGCATCGTTGCGGATCTACGCGATATCGTGCCGGGCGAGGGCGTGGTCGATGCCACCAGCGAGATGCGCGCCTTCGAAACCGATGCGCTGACGGCCTACCGACAGATGCCTCTCGTCGTCGTCCTGCCGGAGACCGTGGAGCAGGTGAGCCGCGTACTGCGCTATTGCCACAAGAACGGCATTCGCGTCGTTCCGCGCGGCTCGGGCACGTCGCTGTCCGGCGGTGCGTTGCCGCTTGCCGACGCCGTGCTTCTGGTCATGTCGCGCTTCAATCGGGTTCTGGACATCGATTACGCCAACCGCGCGGTCGTCGTGCAGCCCGGCGTCACCAATCTCGGCATTACCCATGCGGTGCAGGACGAAGGCTTCTATTATGCGCCGGATCCATCGTCGCAGATCGCATGTTCCATCGGCGGCAACATCGCCGAAAATTCCGGTGGTGTTCACAGCCTGAAATACGGGTTGACCACCAACAATGTGCTCGGCCTCGAAGTCGTTCTGATCAATGGTGACAAAGTCCGGCTCGGCGGCAAGCACCTTGATTCCGAAGGCTATGACCTGCTGGCCCTGATGACCGGCTCCGAAGGTCTGCTCGGCGTGGTCACGGAGGTCACCGTGCGCATTCTGCAGAAGCCGGAAACGGCGCGCGCAGCGCTCATTGGCTTCCCGACCTCCGAGACCGCCGGCCAGTGCGTGGCCGACATCATCGCTGCCGGCATCATCCCAGGCGGCATGGAGATGATGGACCGGCCGGCGATCCACGCCGCCGAAGACTTCGTTCACGCGGATTATCCGCTGGATGTCGAAGCGCTGCTGATCGTGGAACTGGATGGGCCCGAAGCCGAAGTCGATTTCCTGCTTGCCGAAGTCGAGGCACTGGCGCTTCGCAACGGCGCGACGACGATCCGCGTGTCGAAGAGCGAAGAGGAGCGCGCCACCTTCTGGGCAGGCCGAAAAGCCGCCTTCCCATCGGTCGGCCGCATCTCGCCCGATTATCTTTGCATGGATGGCACGATCCCGCGGAAAGAACTGCCGCGCGTTCTGGCCGGCATGCGGGAGCTTTCGGAGATCCACGGCCTTCGCGTCGCCAATGTCTTCCACGCCGGTGACGGCAACCTTCATCCGCTGATTCTCTACGATGCCAACAAGCCGGGCGAACTGGCCGCTGCGGAAGCGTTCGGTGCCGATATCCTGCGGCTTTGCGTGAAAGTCGGCGGCGTCTTGACCGGTGAGCACGGCGTCGGCGTCGAGAAGCGGGAGCTGATGCCGGAGATGTTCAACGAGATCGATCTCGATCAGCAGATGAGGGTCAAATGCGCCTTCGACGAGAAGCATCTGCTGAACCCCGGCAAGGTCTTCCCGCAATTGCGTCGCTGCGCCGAACTCGGCCGCATGCATATCCATGCCGGCGCAATGCCGTTTCCAGACATTCCGCGGTTTTGA